One window of Lemur catta isolate mLemCat1 chromosome 3, mLemCat1.pri, whole genome shotgun sequence genomic DNA carries:
- the EXO5 gene encoding exonuclease V isoform X2, translated as MAETGEEETVSTEASGFSDLSDSEFLEFLDLEDAQESSASLSKSGPSTEPPGKDDKPVSLQNWKRGLDVSSPMERFHLKYLYVTDLSTQNWCELQTAYGKELPGFLVPEKAAVLDTGASIHLARELELHDLVTIPITTKEDAWAIKFLNILSMIPTLQSGGRIREFPVFGEVEGVLLVGVIDELHYTAKGELELAELKTRRHPVLPLEAQKKKDCFQVSLYKYIFDAMVQGKVTPASLIHHTKLCPEKPLGPSVLRHAQQGGFSVKSLGDLMELVFLSLTLSDLPVIDILKIEYIHQETATVLGTETVTFEEKEVRGKVQHYMAYWMGHREPQGVDVEEAWKCRTCNYADICEWRKGGGVLSSTLKPQAKKPK; from the coding sequence ATGGCAGAGACTGGGGAAGAGGAGACAGTATCAACAGAAGCCTCAGGCTTCTCAGACTTGAGTGACTCAGAGTTTTTGGAGTTTTTGGACCTAGAAGATGCCCAAGAGTCAAGTGCTTCACTTAGCAAGTCTGGCCCTTCTACTGAGCCCCCTGGGAAGGATGACAAGCCTGTAAGCTTACAAAACTGGAAAAGAGGATTGGATGTCTCATCGCCTATGGAGAGATTccaccttaaatatttatatgtcacTGACCTGTCTACTCAGAACTGGTGTGAACTACAAACTGCATATGGGAAGGAGCTTCCTGGTTTCTTGGTACCTGAGAAGGCAGCTGTTTTGGACACTGGTGCCAGCATCCACCTAGCTAGAGAACTGGAACTTCATGATCTTGTGACTATTCCCATTACCACTAAAGAAGATGCCTGGGCAATTAAGTTTCTGAACATACTATCAATGATTCCTACCCTGCAGTCAGGAGGGCGCATCAGAGAATTTCCAGTGTTTGGGGAAGTGGAGGGTGTGCTTCTTGTTGGAGTGATTGATGAGCTGCACTATACAGCAAAAGGGGAACTGGAACTGGCTGAACTCAAGACACGCAGGCACCCTGTACTCCCTCTAGAAgctcagaaaaagaaagactgtTTTCAAGTTAGCCTATACAAATATATCTTTGATGCCATGGTACAAGGGAAAGTGACCCCTGCTAGCTTAATCCACCATACAAAATTGTGTCCAGAAAAGCCACTGGGGCCTTCAGTGCTAAGGCATGCCCAGCAGGGAGGCTTCTCTGTGAAGTCTTTGGGTGACCTCATGGAACTGGTCTTCTTGTCTCTAACACTGTCAGACCTCCCCGTTATTGATATCCTGAAGATTGAGTATATCCACCAAGAGACTGCCACTGTGCTAGGTACAGAGACTGTAACCTTTGAAGAGAAAGAGGTGAGGGGCAAGGTGCAGCATTATATGGCCTATTGGATGGGACACCGAGAACCTCAAGGGGTCGATGTGGAGGAGGCTTGGAAGTGCCGGACATGCAACTATGCAGACATTTGTGAGTGGAGGAAGGGTGGTGGAGTGCTCAGCTCCACACTGAAGCCTCAGGCCAAAAAACCCAAATGA
- the EXO5 gene encoding exonuclease V isoform X1: MHGPPCPIQSCAMAETGEEETVSTEASGFSDLSDSEFLEFLDLEDAQESSASLSKSGPSTEPPGKDDKPVSLQNWKRGLDVSSPMERFHLKYLYVTDLSTQNWCELQTAYGKELPGFLVPEKAAVLDTGASIHLARELELHDLVTIPITTKEDAWAIKFLNILSMIPTLQSGGRIREFPVFGEVEGVLLVGVIDELHYTAKGELELAELKTRRHPVLPLEAQKKKDCFQVSLYKYIFDAMVQGKVTPASLIHHTKLCPEKPLGPSVLRHAQQGGFSVKSLGDLMELVFLSLTLSDLPVIDILKIEYIHQETATVLGTETVTFEEKEVRGKVQHYMAYWMGHREPQGVDVEEAWKCRTCNYADICEWRKGGGVLSSTLKPQAKKPK; encoded by the coding sequence ATGCATGGCCCTCCTTGCCCAATCCAGAGCTGTGCCATGGCAGAGACTGGGGAAGAGGAGACAGTATCAACAGAAGCCTCAGGCTTCTCAGACTTGAGTGACTCAGAGTTTTTGGAGTTTTTGGACCTAGAAGATGCCCAAGAGTCAAGTGCTTCACTTAGCAAGTCTGGCCCTTCTACTGAGCCCCCTGGGAAGGATGACAAGCCTGTAAGCTTACAAAACTGGAAAAGAGGATTGGATGTCTCATCGCCTATGGAGAGATTccaccttaaatatttatatgtcacTGACCTGTCTACTCAGAACTGGTGTGAACTACAAACTGCATATGGGAAGGAGCTTCCTGGTTTCTTGGTACCTGAGAAGGCAGCTGTTTTGGACACTGGTGCCAGCATCCACCTAGCTAGAGAACTGGAACTTCATGATCTTGTGACTATTCCCATTACCACTAAAGAAGATGCCTGGGCAATTAAGTTTCTGAACATACTATCAATGATTCCTACCCTGCAGTCAGGAGGGCGCATCAGAGAATTTCCAGTGTTTGGGGAAGTGGAGGGTGTGCTTCTTGTTGGAGTGATTGATGAGCTGCACTATACAGCAAAAGGGGAACTGGAACTGGCTGAACTCAAGACACGCAGGCACCCTGTACTCCCTCTAGAAgctcagaaaaagaaagactgtTTTCAAGTTAGCCTATACAAATATATCTTTGATGCCATGGTACAAGGGAAAGTGACCCCTGCTAGCTTAATCCACCATACAAAATTGTGTCCAGAAAAGCCACTGGGGCCTTCAGTGCTAAGGCATGCCCAGCAGGGAGGCTTCTCTGTGAAGTCTTTGGGTGACCTCATGGAACTGGTCTTCTTGTCTCTAACACTGTCAGACCTCCCCGTTATTGATATCCTGAAGATTGAGTATATCCACCAAGAGACTGCCACTGTGCTAGGTACAGAGACTGTAACCTTTGAAGAGAAAGAGGTGAGGGGCAAGGTGCAGCATTATATGGCCTATTGGATGGGACACCGAGAACCTCAAGGGGTCGATGTGGAGGAGGCTTGGAAGTGCCGGACATGCAACTATGCAGACATTTGTGAGTGGAGGAAGGGTGGTGGAGTGCTCAGCTCCACACTGAAGCCTCAGGCCAAAAAACCCAAATGA
- the ZFP69 gene encoding zinc finger protein 69 homolog isoform X2 — protein sequence MPQQLLITLPSEASTWVKLHHPKKAKDGAPRWEDVTKMFEGEVLLSRDDNVTQGESLEDEVTSGPPAAESQELLTFKDISVDFTQEEWGQLGPAYQNLYREVMLENYKNLVSIGYQLSKPSVISQLEKGEEPWMMEKEGPEDPSSDLKSKTETSESTAKNAISQEQLYHGIMMERVMKDDIIYSTLRKVSTYDDVLERYQETCVRDVRQTILTHKERGQETNTFGENIIVSSNVIIEQRHHKCDTPRKRNKYKLDLINHPTSYIRTKTYECNICEKIFKQPIHLTEHMRIHTGEKPFRCKECGRAFSQSASLSTHQRIHTGEKPFECEECGKAFRHRSSLNQHRRTHTGEKPYVCDKCQKAFSQNISLIQHLRTHSGEKPFTCNECGKTFRQIRHLSEHIRIHTGEKPYACTACCKTFSHRAYLTHHQRIHTGERPYKCKECGKAFRQRIHLSNHKTVHTGVKAYECNRCGKAYRHDSSFKKHQRHHTGEKPYECNECGKAFSYNSSLSRHHEIHKRNAFRNNM from the exons ATGCCACAGCAGCTCCTGATCACCCTGCCCAGCGAGGCCAGCACCTGGGTGAAGTTGCACCATCCAAAAAAGGCCAAAGATGGGGCACCCCGGTGGGAGGATGTGACCAAAATGTTTGAGGGAGAAG TTCTGCTGTCTCGGGATGATAATGTGACCCAAGGAGAAAGTTTAGAGGATGAAGTGACCTCTGGGCCCCCAGCAGCAGAATCCCAG GAACTGTTGACCTTCAAAGACATATCTGTTGACTTCACTCAGGAAGAGTGGGGGCAGCTGGGCCCTGCTTACCAGAATCTATACCGAGAGGTGATGCTGGAGAACTACAAGAACTTGGTGTCAATAG GATATCAACTTTCTAAACCTAGTGTGATTTCCCAgttggagaaaggagaggagccATGGATGATGGAGAAAGAAGGCCCAGAGGATCCCAGTTCAG acTTGAAGAGTAAAACAGAAACCAGTGAGTCAACTGCAAAGAATGCCATTTCACAGGAACAGTTGTATCATGGCATTATGATGGAAAGGGTCATGAAGGATGACATCATTTATTCCACATTGAGAAAAGTCTCCACATATGATGATGTGTTAGAAAGGTACCAGGAAACCTGTGTGAGAGATGTGAGACAAACCATCTTGACCCACAAGGAGAGAGGCCAAGAAACTAACACATTTGGAGAAAATATAATTGTGAGTTCAAATGTTATTATAGAACAGAGGCACCATAAATGTGATACACCTAGAAAGAGGAACAAATACAAATTAGATCTGATTAATCATCCAACAAGTTACATAAGAACAAAAACCTATGAAtgtaatatatgtgaaaaaatcTTCAAACAACCCATTCACCTTACTGAACACAtgagaattcatactggtgagaaacctttCAGATGTAAAGAATGTGGAAGGGCCTTTAGTCAAAGTGCATCCCTTAGTACACACCAGAGAAtccatactggtgagaaaccctttgaatgtgaggaatgtggcaaagccttcagACATCGCTCATCGCTTAATCAGCATCGTAGAACtcacactggggagaaaccctATGTATGTGATAAGTGTCAGAAAGCTTTCAGCCAGAATATTAGCTTGATTCAGCATTTGAGGACTCATTCTGGAGAGAAACCCTTTACTtgcaatgaatgtgggaaaaccttTCGACAGATTAGACATCTTAGTGAACATATAAGAATTCATACTGGGGAGAAGCCCTATGCATGCACTGCATGTTGTAAAACCTTTAGTCATAGAGCGTATCTGACACATCACCAGAGAATCCATACTGGGGAAAGGCCCTacaaatgtaaggaatgtggaaaagcctttagaCAGAGGATACACCTTAGCAACCATAAAACTGTTCATACAGGAGTGAAAGCATATGAATGCAACCGCTGTGGAAAAGCCTATAGGCAtgattcatcctttaaaaaacatcaaagacatcacactggagaaaaaccttatgaatgtaatgaatgtggaaaagccttcagctATAATTCATCACTTAGTAGACACCATGAAATACACAAGAGGAATGCCTTCCGAAATAATATGTAG
- the ZFP69 gene encoding zinc finger protein 69 homolog isoform X1 — protein sequence MPQQLLITLPSEASTWVKLHHPKKAKDGAPRWEDVTKMFEGEVLLSRDDNVTQGESLEDEVTSGPPAAESQELLTFKDISVDFTQEEWGQLGPAYQNLYREVMLENYKNLVSIAGYQLSKPSVISQLEKGEEPWMMEKEGPEDPSSDLKSKTETSESTAKNAISQEQLYHGIMMERVMKDDIIYSTLRKVSTYDDVLERYQETCVRDVRQTILTHKERGQETNTFGENIIVSSNVIIEQRHHKCDTPRKRNKYKLDLINHPTSYIRTKTYECNICEKIFKQPIHLTEHMRIHTGEKPFRCKECGRAFSQSASLSTHQRIHTGEKPFECEECGKAFRHRSSLNQHRRTHTGEKPYVCDKCQKAFSQNISLIQHLRTHSGEKPFTCNECGKTFRQIRHLSEHIRIHTGEKPYACTACCKTFSHRAYLTHHQRIHTGERPYKCKECGKAFRQRIHLSNHKTVHTGVKAYECNRCGKAYRHDSSFKKHQRHHTGEKPYECNECGKAFSYNSSLSRHHEIHKRNAFRNNM from the exons ATGCCACAGCAGCTCCTGATCACCCTGCCCAGCGAGGCCAGCACCTGGGTGAAGTTGCACCATCCAAAAAAGGCCAAAGATGGGGCACCCCGGTGGGAGGATGTGACCAAAATGTTTGAGGGAGAAG TTCTGCTGTCTCGGGATGATAATGTGACCCAAGGAGAAAGTTTAGAGGATGAAGTGACCTCTGGGCCCCCAGCAGCAGAATCCCAG GAACTGTTGACCTTCAAAGACATATCTGTTGACTTCACTCAGGAAGAGTGGGGGCAGCTGGGCCCTGCTTACCAGAATCTATACCGAGAGGTGATGCTGGAGAACTACAAGAACTTGGTGTCAATAG CAGGATATCAACTTTCTAAACCTAGTGTGATTTCCCAgttggagaaaggagaggagccATGGATGATGGAGAAAGAAGGCCCAGAGGATCCCAGTTCAG acTTGAAGAGTAAAACAGAAACCAGTGAGTCAACTGCAAAGAATGCCATTTCACAGGAACAGTTGTATCATGGCATTATGATGGAAAGGGTCATGAAGGATGACATCATTTATTCCACATTGAGAAAAGTCTCCACATATGATGATGTGTTAGAAAGGTACCAGGAAACCTGTGTGAGAGATGTGAGACAAACCATCTTGACCCACAAGGAGAGAGGCCAAGAAACTAACACATTTGGAGAAAATATAATTGTGAGTTCAAATGTTATTATAGAACAGAGGCACCATAAATGTGATACACCTAGAAAGAGGAACAAATACAAATTAGATCTGATTAATCATCCAACAAGTTACATAAGAACAAAAACCTATGAAtgtaatatatgtgaaaaaatcTTCAAACAACCCATTCACCTTACTGAACACAtgagaattcatactggtgagaaacctttCAGATGTAAAGAATGTGGAAGGGCCTTTAGTCAAAGTGCATCCCTTAGTACACACCAGAGAAtccatactggtgagaaaccctttgaatgtgaggaatgtggcaaagccttcagACATCGCTCATCGCTTAATCAGCATCGTAGAACtcacactggggagaaaccctATGTATGTGATAAGTGTCAGAAAGCTTTCAGCCAGAATATTAGCTTGATTCAGCATTTGAGGACTCATTCTGGAGAGAAACCCTTTACTtgcaatgaatgtgggaaaaccttTCGACAGATTAGACATCTTAGTGAACATATAAGAATTCATACTGGGGAGAAGCCCTATGCATGCACTGCATGTTGTAAAACCTTTAGTCATAGAGCGTATCTGACACATCACCAGAGAATCCATACTGGGGAAAGGCCCTacaaatgtaaggaatgtggaaaagcctttagaCAGAGGATACACCTTAGCAACCATAAAACTGTTCATACAGGAGTGAAAGCATATGAATGCAACCGCTGTGGAAAAGCCTATAGGCAtgattcatcctttaaaaaacatcaaagacatcacactggagaaaaaccttatgaatgtaatgaatgtggaaaagccttcagctATAATTCATCACTTAGTAGACACCATGAAATACACAAGAGGAATGCCTTCCGAAATAATATGTAG